Proteins encoded together in one Anaerococcus murdochii window:
- a CDS encoding ATP-binding cassette domain-containing protein, which produces MTLLNVNKLCASYGDKEVVHDLSFTLREGEILGLVGESGSGKSTVLKSLWGHKEEGFKVNGEITKSTDYGLVFQNPYSSFNPTSKIKTHFYFMARSKTSMSKEEILARAKEILHFLAFDDVGHILNSYPYEMSGGMLQRISIGLACFLKPGFIIADEPTSALDTHTKKHTLEEIVKMKNEGISTLLVSHDIGVINKVCDRVMVLFHGRLIEAADAKIIMNEPIHPFTRSLISAVPKLGQNLVSAITYKDFDYTDLEKYLANPKPDHYVAPLRILYE; this is translated from the coding sequence ATGACCCTACTTAATGTAAATAAGCTTTGCGCTTCTTATGGGGACAAGGAAGTTGTTCACGACCTCTCTTTTACCCTCCGAGAGGGCGAAATCCTGGGCCTGGTTGGAGAATCAGGCTCGGGAAAATCCACTGTCCTAAAATCTCTTTGGGGCCATAAGGAAGAGGGTTTTAAGGTTAATGGAGAGATTACAAAATCGACTGACTACGGTCTAGTTTTTCAAAATCCCTATTCTTCCTTTAACCCAACCAGCAAGATAAAAACACATTTTTATTTTATGGCGAGGAGCAAAACCTCAATGAGTAAGGAGGAAATCCTAGCAAGGGCCAAGGAAATCTTGCATTTCCTTGCCTTTGACGATGTGGGCCATATCCTAAATTCTTATCCATATGAGATGAGCGGGGGCATGCTCCAAAGGATTTCTATTGGCCTTGCTTGTTTTTTGAAACCTGGTTTTATCATTGCTGACGAACCAACATCAGCCCTTGATACACACACCAAAAAACACACCCTAGAAGAAATTGTAAAGATGAAAAACGAAGGGATTTCAACCCTCCTTGTTAGCCACGATATAGGAGTTATAAACAAGGTTTGTGACAGGGTTATGGTTCTTTTTCACGGCAGACTCATAGAAGCTGCTGATGCTAAGATAATTATGAATGAGCCCATCCATCCTTTCACCAGGTCCTTGATCAGTGCTGTGCCAAAGCTTGGCCAAAACCTTGTTTCAGCTATAACTTACAAGGATTTTGATTACACTGATCTTGAAAAATACCTGGCAAATCCTAAGCCAGACCACTATGTAGCTCCCCTAAGGATCCTTTATGAATGA
- a CDS encoding ABC transporter substrate-binding protein, giving the protein MKFLKKFGLTSLLALAVLLSACSSNKPAEENKDAKEGTETTEQAENKDSGQEKVLTIGSSYVYASCDPHKDWNGWELVKLGVGETLFDLADDYSLRGKLVEDYKNIDPTTWEITLKDGLKFSNGKDVTGEAVIKSLQRTIAENPEAASMEGTEFTADGNKITIKTKEANGKALNSLVDPHFIICDVDDTKDFDASPICTGPYQISEFKPENEITLVKNENYWNGTPKLDKIVNKLVSESTTLGLALESKEIDIAQVDTETADKLEADDNYQVVRTPSSRVYLIYVKDTAVSNPEVREGLFKAIDREEIADDLLKGGIKIVYSPFAPELPFAIGKDDVDTFDLEKSKELAEKTKPDSEKAYTMKFYERLNIPKIATQLQSQFTKAGWNVQAVQDENSKYVNSGDYDLGMYGVVTLRVGDPYEYLNAVFGSEGAANYNSYKNEKVDELLKQMKSEFDEDKRNELSKEILKTALADRMHYFIGNVKVDLAAQSYVKNFEVSPFEYRIISVDTDIEK; this is encoded by the coding sequence ATGAAATTTTTAAAGAAATTCGGTTTAACATCACTCTTAGCACTCGCAGTTTTACTCTCAGCTTGCTCTTCTAACAAGCCAGCCGAGGAAAATAAGGATGCTAAAGAAGGCACAGAGACAACAGAGCAAGCAGAAAATAAAGACTCTGGCCAAGAAAAAGTCCTAACAATTGGTTCTTCATATGTTTATGCTTCTTGTGACCCACACAAGGATTGGAACGGTTGGGAACTTGTAAAACTAGGCGTTGGTGAAACACTTTTTGACCTTGCAGATGACTATAGCCTTAGGGGCAAACTTGTAGAAGACTACAAAAATATAGACCCAACCACTTGGGAAATCACCCTTAAAGACGGCTTAAAATTCTCAAACGGCAAGGACGTAACCGGCGAAGCTGTAATTAAGAGTCTTCAAAGAACTATAGCTGAAAACCCAGAAGCAGCCAGCATGGAAGGCACAGAATTTACTGCCGATGGCAATAAGATTACCATCAAAACCAAGGAAGCAAACGGCAAGGCCCTAAACTCTCTTGTTGATCCACACTTTATAATCTGTGACGTTGACGATACAAAAGATTTCGATGCTAGCCCAATTTGTACAGGCCCTTACCAAATATCTGAATTTAAACCAGAAAACGAAATTACCCTAGTTAAAAACGAAAATTATTGGAACGGCACTCCAAAACTAGACAAAATCGTAAACAAACTTGTTAGCGAATCAACAACCCTAGGTCTTGCCCTAGAATCAAAAGAAATTGACATTGCCCAAGTAGATACAGAAACAGCAGACAAACTCGAAGCTGACGATAATTACCAAGTAGTTAGAACTCCAAGCTCAAGAGTTTACCTAATCTATGTAAAAGACACAGCTGTTTCAAACCCAGAAGTTAGAGAAGGTCTATTTAAGGCAATCGACAGAGAAGAAATCGCTGATGACCTCCTAAAAGGCGGTATCAAAATTGTCTACAGTCCATTTGCTCCAGAACTTCCATTTGCTATTGGCAAGGATGATGTAGATACATTCGACCTTGAAAAATCAAAAGAATTAGCAGAAAAAACTAAACCAGATTCTGAAAAAGCTTACACAATGAAATTCTACGAAAGACTAAACATTCCAAAGATTGCTACCCAACTACAATCTCAATTTACAAAGGCAGGCTGGAATGTACAAGCAGTTCAAGATGAAAACTCTAAATACGTAAATTCTGGCGACTATGACCTTGGTATGTATGGTGTTGTTACTCTAAGAGTTGGAGATCCATACGAATACCTAAACGCTGTATTTGGCAGCGAAGGAGCCGCAAATTACAACAGCTACAAGAACGAAAAAGTAGATGAATTATTAAAACAAATGAAATCTGAATTTGACGAAGATAAGAGAAATGAACTTTCAAAAGAAATCCTAAAAACAGCCCTAGCTGACAGGATGCACTACTTTATCGGCAATGTAAAGGTTGACCTTGCTGCCCAATCTTATGTTAAAAACTTTGAAGTAAGCCCATTTGAGTACAGAATCATAAGTGTCGATACTGACATAGAAAAATGA
- a CDS encoding ABC transporter permease yields MKLENLVVEKSKIKERKKSKTLYILIFSIILLSFLALLGDKLAPNLPNETMPKIALSPPSRAYPFGTDAYGRCVLSRVLVGFKTSLLPAIILVILSSLIGTSLGLFAGYYGGFLDVILMRVTDIFMAFPSLLLAIFIAGAMGGGIKNASLALLCLGWTNYARIVRSFVMVDKEKLYVISSKISGESDMRIIFFHILPNMMDILIVTISLHIATMMVSLAGLSFLGLGSALPQAEWGSMISENIRYIQTAPWTLVFPSLFLVFCSAFFNFMGDKYKKEFSKK; encoded by the coding sequence ATGAAACTCGAAAACCTAGTAGTAGAAAAATCTAAAATCAAGGAAAGGAAAAAATCCAAAACCCTCTATATCTTGATTTTCTCAATAATTTTACTTAGCTTTCTGGCCTTGTTAGGAGATAAGCTTGCGCCAAATCTCCCAAACGAGACCATGCCAAAGATTGCCCTAAGCCCTCCATCAAGGGCCTATCCCTTTGGCACGGATGCCTACGGCAGATGTGTATTATCAAGGGTCCTAGTTGGTTTTAAGACATCACTTTTGCCAGCTATTATCCTAGTTATTTTATCAAGCCTCATAGGCACTAGCCTCGGGCTCTTTGCAGGCTACTACGGTGGCTTTTTGGATGTAATTCTTATGAGAGTTACAGACATTTTTATGGCATTTCCCTCCCTCTTGCTTGCGATCTTCATCGCAGGCGCCATGGGAGGTGGAATAAAAAATGCGTCTTTGGCCCTCCTTTGTTTGGGCTGGACCAACTACGCACGTATAGTAAGGTCCTTTGTCATGGTTGATAAGGAAAAGCTCTACGTTATCTCATCAAAAATCTCTGGAGAATCCGATATGAGAATCATATTTTTCCATATCCTCCCAAATATGATGGATATTTTGATAGTGACTATTTCCCTACACATAGCAACCATGATGGTCTCCCTTGCTGGCCTATCATTCTTAGGCCTGGGCTCTGCCCTACCCCAAGCAGAATGGGGATCAATGATTTCAGAAAATATTAGATACATTCAAACCGCCCCTTGGACCCTTGTTTTTCCAAGCTTGTTTCTTGTTTTCTGTTCTGCATTTTTCAACTTTATGGGCGACAAATATAAGAAAGAATTTTCTAAAAAATAG
- a CDS encoding ABC transporter permease, whose amino-acid sequence MIKYFVKKIGQAIFVLFTISFLAFGASFLAEGDPVEMYYIARHKPVPPEDVLEKAREEKGLNEPVLIQYKNWLGNFLKGDMGTSYMDDRPVADKIKGALPQSLYLAVPAFLLTFIFALAASITCIFFKDTALDKFLDTLSFILASIPTFVYGVILLIIFAVKLKWFPVISRGNPNGWVLPALCLALPLIGKYTRQIRSAMMEEYKSQYVQSFEARDFKKRYIIINSVFKNCAGLVLNLMAMSFAYFCGGVTIVERLFVWPGLGSLIMDSILFRDYPTIQAFVFLSALIYFIFNMLADILHKVIDRRVDLG is encoded by the coding sequence TTGATAAAATATTTTGTTAAAAAAATTGGCCAGGCTATTTTTGTCCTCTTTACCATTTCGTTTTTGGCCTTTGGAGCAAGTTTCCTTGCTGAGGGCGATCCGGTGGAGATGTACTACATAGCCAGGCACAAACCAGTGCCCCCAGAGGACGTTTTGGAAAAAGCCAGAGAGGAGAAGGGCTTAAATGAACCGGTCCTCATCCAGTACAAAAATTGGCTGGGAAATTTCCTCAAGGGCGATATGGGCACATCCTACATGGACGATAGGCCAGTTGCCGATAAGATTAAGGGAGCACTTCCCCAAAGTCTTTATCTTGCCGTCCCGGCATTTTTGTTGACTTTTATCTTTGCCCTGGCGGCCTCGATTACTTGTATATTTTTTAAGGACACGGCCCTAGATAAATTTCTAGACACCCTAAGCTTTATCCTGGCTTCTATCCCGACCTTTGTTTATGGCGTCATTCTTCTAATCATATTTGCAGTCAAGCTTAAGTGGTTTCCGGTTATTTCCAGGGGCAACCCAAATGGTTGGGTCCTTCCTGCCCTCTGCCTTGCCCTTCCTTTGATTGGCAAGTACACCAGGCAAATCCGCTCGGCCATGATGGAAGAATATAAGAGCCAATATGTCCAGTCCTTTGAAGCCAGAGACTTTAAGAAAAGATATATAATTATAAATAGCGTTTTTAAAAATTGTGCGGGCCTGGTTTTAAACCTCATGGCCATGTCCTTCGCATATTTTTGTGGAGGGGTCACTATTGTAGAACGCCTCTTTGTTTGGCCGGGTCTAGGATCTTTGATTATGGATTCCATCCTCTTTAGGGACTACCCAACCATCCAAGCCTTTGTTTTCCTAAGTGCCCTTATATACTTCATATTTAATATGCTGGCAGACATCTTGCACAAAGTTATAGATAGGAGGGTTGATTTAGGATGA
- a CDS encoding class I SAM-dependent methyltransferase, whose product MNLTLDKYWQNRAKTYDDGVLEEIDHGHKDDWAELFSSYLPRDLTGKKVLDLGCGPGLFSLIMAEKGASVTAFDKSEKMLEMARKNLKDFEGQVQFVEGDCEENSFENESFDYILSRNLTWMLSYPSTTYKLWKSYLKKGGKLIIVDAAWYSYVWCENYSKLAAKNLKEGINSGYDMRVSFEEADQCENLAKDMPMTYVKRPDFDLAILDKLGFESIEIKENIDPLVYDESFQIAYRSSPSFIIVCKKGDD is encoded by the coding sequence ATGAATCTTACTTTAGATAAGTATTGGCAAAATAGGGCCAAAACTTATGACGACGGGGTCCTGGAGGAAATCGACCACGGTCACAAGGATGACTGGGCCGAGCTTTTTTCTTCCTACCTGCCAAGGGATTTGACTGGCAAAAAGGTCTTGGACTTAGGTTGTGGACCTGGTTTATTTTCCCTTATTATGGCTGAAAAAGGTGCGAGTGTAACCGCCTTTGATAAGTCGGAGAAAATGCTAGAAATGGCAAGGAAAAATCTCAAAGATTTTGAGGGCCAAGTTCAATTTGTAGAGGGTGATTGCGAAGAAAATTCATTTGAAAATGAGTCTTTTGATTACATTTTATCAAGAAACCTCACCTGGATGTTATCCTACCCTTCTACAACCTACAAGCTTTGGAAATCCTACCTTAAAAAGGGAGGAAAGCTAATAATTGTAGATGCTGCTTGGTATTCCTATGTTTGGTGCGAAAATTATTCCAAACTTGCCGCAAAAAACCTCAAGGAAGGGATAAATTCCGGCTATGATATGAGGGTTTCCTTTGAAGAGGCAGACCAATGCGAAAACCTCGCCAAGGATATGCCAATGACCTATGTAAAAAGGCCAGATTTTGACCTGGCTATTTTAGATAAGCTTGGTTTTGAATCTATCGAAATCAAGGAAAATATTGACCCACTTGTCTATGACGAGTCCTTTCAAATAGCCTACAGGTCTTCTCCTTCCTTTATAATAGTTTGTAAGAAGGGGGATGATTGA